The DNA sequence GTCGCTTCGTCGCTAATGCTACGAGTTGTCTCGACGGATACGCTTCAAAGCATATGCTCGTAGAGGAAGAGACAGTTATTTCGCTTGCTCGGGTCTCATCAACTTTTTCTATCATTAGGTATATTGAATTGCAACAAGATAGCAAGTTTTTCACTTTTTCAGTGTCCTTTCAACCAGAGTCAACCTCTATAACACTATGAACGGTTATCAATAAACTGGTTCTGACACAAGATGTGATAGCCATTTTGGTGTTCTTCTATCACTGCAGATTTCGGAGCACAGCTAATTTGTTTTAAATTGAGTAAATCATTCACACTCATCCCCATATTTAGTGCTGCAATCATTGCAAAATAATGAACCCATTGAGGGAAATAGAATGATAGTGATATACATACAGCCGTAATCGTTATCGTTGGTAAGCTCATTGATAATAAAATCAGTTGTTTGGATAGTGCCTGCTTGGAAGAAAAATAAATAAAAGGCCATCTACTTTTACGTATCGAAAAAGCTGCTTTTTTACCAAATAACCAAATCGGTAAGCAATGTAAAAATACATGTGTTGGGCCAACTATAAGAATAAGAAACACTAAGAATATTAACCCTAAGTCATTAAGCACTTCGCTTTGCGTGATAAATGTTCTAAATATAACAAAATGTAAAATAAAATAGAAAAGCATAACAAAAATTGACATACACCATAGACGATCTTTTCCAAACTCATCCTCTATAGAAATCGTTCTCCAGCAATTCATGGATTTCACCTCTCGTTCAAGTACACCATAGTAATTTACGCCAGTATGAACAAGAAATCAAGTACTTTTTTCAAAAAAAGTGTGACTCAAGAGGTTAATTTAACCTTTTAAGTCACACTTTATTAGTGTGTACCGAGTGTTAATCATTAGATTATTACTCCAGAAACGCTTATTTAAGAAGATTTGGCTTCTTCTTCACTAGAGAGGTTAGAAACTAATTTCCCATCAACCTCATCAAACTCAGCTTCAATTTTTGTAATTGAATTTTCAAAAATACTCATAAAATCAGGGCCATAAATATGCTTAATAATACTAAGTAATTCAGAAAATTCTGGGAACTTACCGTAAAGTTCTTTAATCGGCAGTGCTCCGTTATATACGCCTGAGTTTGTTGGATTATAAGCCTCTAATGTTTCAATAAAAAGTGATTCACCTTCTTGGGTTAAAAATACGTAAGTGTTGCGCTTATCTGTTTGACGTTTTGAAAAAGTTAGTAATCCTCGCTCCTCTAATTTTTTCGAGAAATTGAATGCCGTAGAAACATGCATCACACCAAACTTGGCAATATCAGAAATGGAAGCACCTTCTAGATGATAAGCAATCCACAATATATGGTGCTCGTTAATGTTTAAGTCATAAGGTTTAATCCAATTCTGCCAATCCTTTTCTACCATCTTCCATAAAGCTTTACTCAATTGAGCAACTTTATGACTAAACATAATGGATTGTTTAATGGATTGTAATTGTTGTTGCTCCATAGTGTCCCTCCATCCCTGAATTTCCGTTAAAAATAAATATTCTCTAAAAATTCATTATTTTTCTAGGAAAATGATATTAACATCATAACATAATGTAATATTTTTTCTCAATAGCCTTTCAGTATTTTCTGAAAATTTTTTAAAAGGTCAAATTAAGTGTCTTGCCCTTGTGAATATGTTGATAAGCTGCCTTCATTAAGAAGGGCAGCAATCACATTAATGATAAAAAAAATAAAACTAACAGATTTTTTGCATAAGATAATAAAATTAATGACTAAACTTCAATAAAAAAACATTAAATGATGGCTTTTAAATTTCTGTGCTAGCTACGCGTATTGCATAAAGGTTGACTCAATAAGTAAAAATCAACCTGTTGAGTCAACCTGTTATTTAGTGAACAGTTTGTGGGTTATTACGATTCACAAGTTCTTTCACTTTTGCAACTAGCTTTTCCACCAAAGGCTTTATTTTTTCTTGAATATAATGAAATGCATCTTCAATAGATGGTTGAACACTATTGATAATCGATTGTAGCTTCTCTTGAATGACGGGAAGCTTATCTTTCATATACGTTAAGGCTAGCTCATGGATCTCCTCTTTCATCTCGAGCAGCTCTTGTATTTCCTCTTTAAGGTTGATACATCTATTCCGTATTATTTCTTTATACTGATTGATATTACTGCTACTTAGTGGTATAGACCTTTCACGATCATTATAAAAAACAAGTGCTCCCGACACGATCGAGGCTCCTGCAACCGTACCTAAAATAAAAGTAGAAGTTTTCTTCACTTTTAGACTCCCCCTTATTTGTTAAAGAAGGAGAACTATACATATATAGTTTCTCCCCCTAACATTTTCCAACGATAAGTTCTTAGTGTACTAATGGCTATTTTGAAATTCTTTCATGAAATGAGCTAATTTTTCTACGTGATCAACAGGAACAGCATTATAAATGGATGCCCGACATCCTCCTACAGAGCGGTGACCTTTCACCCCTTCAAAGCCAAATTCTTTCGCTTCTTGAAGGAACTTCTTTTCTAAATTTTCGTCGCTTAATCTAAATGTAACATTCATTAATGAACGGCTATTAACTAAAGCATGTCCAACATAAAATTGGTTACTATTATCAATAACATCATATAATAATGCAGCTTTATTTGAAGCTCTCGATTCCATTCCTTCAATACCACCGTTTTCCTTTATCCAATTCATAACAAGACCTAATACGTAAATAGACCCCGTAGGTGGTGTATGGTAAAGTGAATCTGCTTTTGCATGTGTATTGTAAGTTAAAATTTGTGGGATGCTTGTATTCGATTGTTCTAGTAACGTCTTTCTCATTATAACAACTGTTACCCCTGATGGTCCTGCATTCTTCTGTGCACCTGCGTAAAGTACATCAACGTTATTCCAATTTATTCGTTTGCTAAAAATATCACTAGAAGCATCTACAAAAATAGGTGTACGCTGTTTTTCAGGTAGTTCCTGCCATTGAGTACCGAAAATGGTATTATTCGATGTTAAGTGAATATAGCTTGTGTTTTCTTTTACACTATCAAATTCGATTGTTGGGATTGATTTGTAATTATCTTCCTTTGAGGACGAAAGCACGTAAGCATCGCCAATACGACCAGCCTCTTTTAGTGCTTTTTCTGACCATGACCCTGATAAAACATATGCAGCGCTTTGCTCTGACTGTAAGAAGTTCATAGGGAGCATAGCAAATTGCATACTTGCACCACCTTGAAGCAATAAAATTTCAAAGTCATCTGGAATATTTAATATTTCTTTTATACTTGAAATCGCTCCAAAATGAATCTCCTCATACATAGGACTGCGATGACTCATTTCCATAACAGACAATCCTGAATTTTCAAAATTAAATAACGATTTCTGTGCTTTTTCAATGACTTCCTGCGGAAGGGCACTAGGGCCTGCGTTAAAATTGTAAATAGTCATAAATAATTCCTCCGTTAAAATGTTATATACGTATATATTCTATTTTAACACCCATTTTCCTTTTTCGAATTAAAGTAATTAAGTAAAAAAAGATAGAAATATGTAGAAAGGTTCACGTTGTTGTCAAAAAAATGCCATATTTTAAAAATGGAGATGTCCCCTGGAATGAAAAGGACATCTTCATTTGTTAATACTAATAGATTTTAGTAGAGATTTCTTTGGCGATGTCTTGCAGATCTTCATTAGAATACTCTTTACTATGGTCATGCCATACTGCTCCAAATCCATCTCCTTTTCCATAGCGCGGAATAAGATGAACGTGATAATGGAATACAGATTGACCTGCGGCTTCGCCATTATTGTTTAATAAATTTAATCCTTCTGGCTCATACGTAGCTTTAATAGCTCTCGCAATTTTTGGTACTGCTTTAAAAACAGCTTCGCAATTTTTCTCTGAAAGTTCATAAACGTTTTCCTCATGATTTTTGGGGATTACGAGTGTGTGGCCTTTTGTTACTTGACTTAAATCTAAAAATGCATAGACGTTATCATCTTCGTACACTTTTGCTGATGGGATGTCTTTGTTAATAATTTTGCAAAATATACATGAATCTGATTTTGCCATCTCAATCACCTCTTTAAACATTTTCACTTATATTACCACAATTATCCTCAAAACGAAAAAGCATGTCTAATAGAGGTGTTTTCTTCATATTTATTGTGGAGAAGGGGGTTGTCTTTATGAATAGTAGTAAAGAAAAAGGAGTCTTATTTCTCATTCTGTTCTTAATTTTTGTAAGTATTCACATGCAATTTCCAGTTTTTACTCCATTAGCTGTCTCTTTAGGAGCAGGAAGCTTTTTAGTTGGCGTGATGCTTAGCACGACGTCGTTTATTAATTTAACTGGTAATATCGTTGCTGGCTCTTTTATTGATAGATTCGGTACAAAAATATTTATCGTATTTCCACTTCTTCTTTTATCTTTATCATTATTTGCCCATACTTTCATAACAGAGACTTATCATTTGTTCCTATTACGGGTGATTAATGGCTTTATATTAGCATTCCTAACACCAGCGTGTATGACGATGCTTTCTTCATTTGCAAAAAATAGTCATTCGCAAAGTAAAAACATGGCAATGAATACATTTGTAGTGACGATTGCTATGACGATAGCGCCAGTATTAGGTGGGATGCTAGGTGATAGATTTGGTTCTACAGGTGCTTATTTCATGATCAGTGTTATTACTTTTATATCATTTTTATTAGCTGTATTATTTCTTACTCAAAAGCCTTTGAAAGTATCTGGAAAGCAAGATAAAAAGTTAAGTATTATTCAGTTCGTGTTATATAAGCCTTTGCTTCCGGTTTTTTTAGCAGCTTTTGCTCTCATGTTTGCACAAGGTACGTTAATGTATGAGCTACCATTTTTATCGGTTGAACAAGGAATGTCTAAAGATTATGTTGGAAGAATGGCCGGAGTAATGGGGCTAGGAACTTTATGCATATTGATGGTTGTATTTCTACATTATTTAACAGCAAGAATACGAGCATTTTTAGGGTTAATAATGCTTTCAACTGCG is a window from the Evansella cellulosilytica DSM 2522 genome containing:
- a CDS encoding DUF3267 domain-containing protein, translating into MNCWRTISIEDEFGKDRLWCMSIFVMLFYFILHFVIFRTFITQSEVLNDLGLIFLVFLILIVGPTHVFLHCLPIWLFGKKAAFSIRKSRWPFIYFSSKQALSKQLILLSMSLPTITITAVCISLSFYFPQWVHYFAMIAALNMGMSVNDLLNLKQISCAPKSAVIEEHQNGYHILCQNQFIDNRS
- a CDS encoding HTH-type transcriptional regulator Hpr, producing MEQQQLQSIKQSIMFSHKVAQLSKALWKMVEKDWQNWIKPYDLNINEHHILWIAYHLEGASISDIAKFGVMHVSTAFNFSKKLEERGLLTFSKRQTDKRNTYVFLTQEGESLFIETLEAYNPTNSGVYNGALPIKELYGKFPEFSELLSIIKHIYGPDFMSIFENSITKIEAEFDEVDGKLVSNLSSEEEAKSS
- the serC gene encoding 3-phosphoserine/phosphohydroxythreonine transaminase codes for the protein MTIYNFNAGPSALPQEVIEKAQKSLFNFENSGLSVMEMSHRSPMYEEIHFGAISSIKEILNIPDDFEILLLQGGASMQFAMLPMNFLQSEQSAAYVLSGSWSEKALKEAGRIGDAYVLSSSKEDNYKSIPTIEFDSVKENTSYIHLTSNNTIFGTQWQELPEKQRTPIFVDASSDIFSKRINWNNVDVLYAGAQKNAGPSGVTVVIMRKTLLEQSNTSIPQILTYNTHAKADSLYHTPPTGSIYVLGLVMNWIKENGGIEGMESRASNKAALLYDVIDNSNQFYVGHALVNSRSLMNVTFRLSDENLEKKFLQEAKEFGFEGVKGHRSVGGCRASIYNAVPVDHVEKLAHFMKEFQNSH
- a CDS encoding HIT family protein produces the protein MAKSDSCIFCKIINKDIPSAKVYEDDNVYAFLDLSQVTKGHTLVIPKNHEENVYELSEKNCEAVFKAVPKIARAIKATYEPEGLNLLNNNGEAAGQSVFHYHVHLIPRYGKGDGFGAVWHDHSKEYSNEDLQDIAKEISTKIY
- a CDS encoding MFS transporter gives rise to the protein MNSSKEKGVLFLILFLIFVSIHMQFPVFTPLAVSLGAGSFLVGVMLSTTSFINLTGNIVAGSFIDRFGTKIFIVFPLLLLSLSLFAHTFITETYHLFLLRVINGFILAFLTPACMTMLSSFAKNSHSQSKNMAMNTFVVTIAMTIAPVLGGMLGDRFGSTGAYFMISVITFISFLLAVLFLTQKPLKVSGKQDKKLSIIQFVLYKPLLPVFLAAFALMFAQGTLMYELPFLSVEQGMSKDYVGRMAGVMGLGTLCILMVVFLHYLTARIRAFLGLIMLSTALCWMMFSGSIPPFSSLLLFGASIGITMPAIMTLVTDVVSEGNRGKAFAFLSAVFSVGTITSPFIAGLIRSIVSPYFIAWIVLMFVIIIYGMLFFKVQKKEEMTHN